In Montipora capricornis isolate CH-2021 chromosome 4, ASM3666992v2, whole genome shotgun sequence, a single genomic region encodes these proteins:
- the LOC138046896 gene encoding histamine H2 receptor-like, translating into MSGSDNRNATNKTELSSLLASSECIPWIVVLISECVAIVVLNLITMAVFMTQRQMQRRGTYILIRNLTMTDFLVGVISGPLQIERIGEYCDSWEYTIDVSSWADLIKIAFLHIFSFASLANLAVISLERLHATYRPSRHLFMNRRVYYVTIAIIWLIAIIREGLQITLIKMHSQDLAKIVIVMDSALYVAYYLLVLLVVCICYTSIFIKVRFGPRLERLENGVIMREHQLSAILFAVTVASLITLLPVITYVCLNRFHPDFPLLKSPVNFHLRMFAVTCLLSNSLVNPIIYAMRMQGFRTGVRNLFCSGALADANMAAIPL; encoded by the coding sequence ATGTCTGGCAGCGACAACAGAAATGCGACCAACAAAACCGAACTGTCTTCACTCCTCGCCTCATCAGAATGCATTCCGTGGATCGTTGTGCTAATATCTGAATGTGTAGCCATAGTGGTCCTCAATCTTATCACCATGGCTGTATTCATGACACAGCGCCAGATGCAGCGCCGAGGCACTTACATTCTTATCCGAAATCTTACGATGACTGATTTCTTGGTGGGGGTTATTTCAGGCCCCCTTCAGATTGAACGAATCGGTGAATATTGTGACTCCTGGGAGTACACCATTGATGTCAGTTCTTGGGCTGATCTGATCAAAATTGCATTTCTCCATATCTTCTCCTTTGCTTCGCTTGCAAATCTTGCTGTCATCTCGTTGGAGCGCCTGCACGCCACATACCGTCCTTCCAGGCATCTATTCATGAACAGACGAGTTTACTACGTCACTATAGCCATCATTTGGCTGATAGCTATTATCAGAGAAGGTCTTCAAATCACGTTAATCAAAATGCATTCTCAAGATCTCGCGAAGATCGTTATAGTAATGGATTCCGCTCTGTATGTGGCATACTATTTACTAGTTCTCCTTGTTGTATGCATTTGCTACACTTCAATTTTTATCAAGGTTCGTTTTGGCCCGCGATTGGAACGCCTCGAGAACGGAGTTATCATGAGAGAGCACCAGCTctctgccattttgtttgctgttACAGTTGCTTCCCTGATCACTCTCTTGCCTGTTATAACATATGTATGTCTGAATCGGTTCCATCCTGATTTCCCTTTGCTGAAAAGTCCTGTAAATTTTCACCTGCGAATGTTCGCGGTAACATGTTTGTTGTCAAACTCTTTGGTAAATCCCATCATCTACGCCATGCGCATGCAAGGCTTCCGCACTGGCgtgagaaatttattttgcAGTGGCGCTCTTGCTGATGCAAACATGGCCGCTATTCCACTTTAA